In the Ruminococcus sp. OA3 genome, one interval contains:
- a CDS encoding Flp1 family type IVb pilin, with translation MGCMIRDFIMEEEAIGVVEIILILVVLIGLVIIFKNQLVSLVKNILSKITSQSNSI, from the coding sequence ATGGGCTGCATGATCCGTGATTTTATAATGGAAGAAGAAGCGATTGGCGTTGTAGAAATCATTTTAATTCTCGTCGTTTTGATCGGCCTGGTAATTATCTTTAAAAACCAGCTGGTCAGTCTCGTGAAAAATATTCTTTCAAAAATCACAAGCCAGAGCAACAGTATTTAG
- a CDS encoding type II secretion system F family protein, whose translation MASLILTVGLVMLMLCSLRMKTPENITGIRRLFWRCAVCIQKWVPCTGMHPKPQVLADALAILAAGSILAVSVSVLQEIWGQNTVTSLEREGDNGNVYWETLQVQRENGKVVDITVEVPGRQYTEEETEEWLDRAEKKLDQIIQGENESLDRVERPLNLVREFDDLPVSISWISSNPAVLDWEGVPQDGISEKGAQVKLYATLTCQETSREREKTVTVYPESKYGDAAWEQELYKALKNINADSGNRQFYLPQKISGEAVVWKRDTVRAGGVILIVSIVLAAVWIFGRQQEEKQQEQKIREQMMTDYPDILNKFTLLLNAGMNTRKAFSKVALDYKKTRSSRGENAPKRAAYEAISAVYQEMEQGVPEAEAYAHLGIKCQLPAYKTLSTLLVQNLRKGSGELLEIMEREAVNAFENRKRRAKVIGEQAGTKLLLPMVLMLIIVFAVLLVPAGMSFL comes from the coding sequence ATGGCTTCTTTGATTTTAACAGTGGGATTAGTAATGCTGATGCTTTGTTCGCTGAGAATGAAGACTCCGGAAAATATAACAGGTATCAGAAGGCTATTTTGGCGATGTGCGGTCTGCATACAGAAGTGGGTCCCCTGTACGGGGATGCATCCAAAACCTCAGGTGCTTGCAGACGCACTGGCAATACTTGCTGCGGGCAGTATACTGGCAGTCAGTGTGTCTGTACTTCAGGAAATATGGGGGCAAAATACGGTAACTTCGCTGGAGCGGGAAGGAGATAATGGAAATGTGTACTGGGAGACTTTACAGGTGCAGAGGGAAAACGGGAAGGTCGTCGATATTACCGTTGAGGTTCCGGGACGGCAATATACAGAAGAGGAAACCGAGGAGTGGCTGGATCGTGCCGAAAAAAAGCTGGACCAGATCATACAAGGAGAAAATGAATCGCTGGACAGGGTGGAACGGCCGCTGAATCTCGTAAGGGAATTTGATGATCTTCCGGTGAGCATCAGTTGGATCAGCAGCAATCCGGCGGTTCTGGACTGGGAGGGAGTGCCACAGGATGGGATCTCTGAGAAGGGAGCGCAAGTGAAGCTGTATGCCACACTCACCTGCCAGGAGACGAGCCGGGAACGCGAGAAAACAGTCACTGTATATCCGGAAAGTAAATATGGGGATGCAGCCTGGGAGCAGGAGCTTTATAAAGCCCTGAAAAACATAAATGCAGACTCTGGAAACAGGCAGTTCTATCTGCCCCAGAAGATCAGCGGAGAAGCAGTGGTATGGAAAAGAGATACGGTACGGGCGGGGGGCGTGATTCTGATTGTCTCGATTGTCCTGGCTGCTGTCTGGATTTTCGGGAGACAGCAGGAAGAAAAGCAGCAGGAACAGAAGATCAGGGAGCAGATGATGACAGACTATCCCGATATATTAAATAAGTTTACTCTGTTGCTGAATGCCGGCATGAACACAAGAAAAGCATTTTCAAAAGTGGCGCTTGATTATAAGAAGACGAGAAGCAGCCGGGGAGAAAATGCTCCAAAAAGGGCGGCTTATGAAGCAATTTCGGCTGTCTATCAGGAGATGGAACAGGGAGTGCCGGAGGCAGAGGCGTATGCGCATCTTGGCATTAAGTGCCAGCTGCCGGCATACAAAACACTCTCCACGCTGCTGGTTCAGAATCTTCGCAAAGGCAGTGGAGAACTTCTGGAGATCATGGAACGTGAGGCGGTGAATGCATTTGAAAATCGGAAACGCAGGGCTAAAGTTATCGGGGAACAGGCGGGAACAAAGCTGCTCCTGCCGATGGTACTGATGCTGATTATTGTTTTTGCAGTCCTGTTGGTACCGGCGGGAATGAGCTTTCTCTGA
- a CDS encoding type II secretion system F family protein: MKLDYRVYHFTKREAVRYAGEASALCLLVNLLCYRSWWALAMFFIVPPFYFRYKKKYLTEQRKKRLNYAFKDALSSLSVALKAGYSMENAIAECLRDLRNIYEEHDPIIQEFIYLQSRLSVSVPIEQLLLDLGNRCDVEDIQNFAGVYGIAKRSGGNLSRILQDAARTLNDRIEVQKEVEACVAAKKMEQTIMSAVPCGIILYMQVMSPGFLDVLYGSAIGVCVMTGCLAGYVAAFWLGRKIVRIEV; encoded by the coding sequence ATGAAGCTGGATTATAGGGTTTATCATTTTACGAAGCGTGAGGCAGTGAGGTACGCAGGGGAAGCGTCAGCATTGTGTCTGCTGGTTAATCTTCTGTGCTACCGTTCATGGTGGGCACTTGCGATGTTTTTCATTGTACCGCCGTTTTATTTTCGATATAAGAAGAAGTATCTGACAGAACAGAGAAAAAAGAGACTGAACTACGCATTTAAGGATGCACTGTCATCACTGTCGGTTGCGTTAAAAGCCGGATATTCCATGGAAAATGCCATAGCGGAATGTCTTCGTGATCTTAGAAATATTTACGAAGAACATGATCCAATCATACAGGAATTTATTTACCTGCAGAGCCGGCTGAGTGTCAGTGTCCCGATAGAGCAGCTCCTGTTGGATTTGGGAAACCGGTGTGATGTGGAGGATATTCAGAATTTTGCAGGCGTTTATGGAATTGCAAAGAGAAGCGGAGGCAACCTGAGCCGTATCCTGCAGGATGCAGCACGGACTCTGAATGACCGGATTGAGGTTCAAAAAGAGGTGGAGGCTTGTGTGGCTGCCAAAAAGATGGAACAGACGATTATGAGTGCAGTTCCCTGCGGAATTATTTTGTATATGCAGGTGATGTCTCCGGGATTTCTGGATGTACTCTATGGAAGTGCGATTGGCGTCTGTGTTATGACGGGATGTCTTGCAGGATATGTGGCAGCATTCTGGTTGGGAAGAAAAATTGTAAGGATTGAGGTGTAA
- a CDS encoding CpaF family protein: MKHFDILHKRLMELLETSPELSDEQILELIDGLLMESQEGHCLSLKEKHSLRGELFCSVRRLDVLQELIDDPQVTEIMVNGCQRIFVERAGCISRFEKSFTAPEKLEDVIQQIVGKCNRVINESRPIVDARLDNGARVNAVVEPVSLDGPALTIRRFPDVPITMETLVAWGSITREAAGFLRDLVKSGYSILVGGGTSAGKTTFLNALSNFIPGDERIITIEDTAELQIQGVENLVRLEARAANLDGGKSITIRDLIRTALRMRPDRIIVGEVRSEEAIDLLQAWNTGHEGSIGTAHANSSRDMVSRLETMVLMGMQLPLEAIRRQIASGIDVMIHIGKTKKKQRKVMEICEVIGLCDGEVQLSPLYWWNDETQQLEAKEQLKNTEKLERTERYEAGL, from the coding sequence ATGAAACATTTTGATATACTCCACAAAAGGCTGATGGAATTGCTGGAAACATCGCCTGAATTATCGGATGAACAGATTCTGGAACTGATCGATGGCCTTCTGATGGAGTCACAGGAAGGGCACTGCCTGTCGCTGAAGGAAAAGCACAGTCTCCGGGGTGAGCTGTTCTGTTCCGTGCGCAGGCTCGATGTACTGCAGGAATTGATCGATGACCCGCAGGTGACAGAAATTATGGTAAATGGCTGTCAGCGCATCTTTGTAGAGCGGGCAGGATGTATCAGCAGATTCGAAAAAAGCTTTACGGCACCGGAAAAGCTGGAGGATGTAATACAGCAGATTGTGGGGAAATGTAACCGGGTAATCAATGAAAGCAGACCAATTGTGGATGCAAGGCTTGATAATGGAGCAAGAGTTAATGCAGTCGTGGAACCCGTGTCACTTGATGGACCTGCGCTTACCATAAGGAGATTTCCGGATGTACCGATCACGATGGAGACACTGGTGGCATGGGGAAGTATCACCAGGGAAGCCGCCGGTTTTCTGAGAGATCTGGTGAAAAGCGGATATTCAATCCTGGTGGGAGGAGGTACCTCAGCAGGCAAAACTACATTTCTAAACGCACTTTCTAATTTTATTCCGGGAGATGAGAGGATTATTACAATTGAAGATACGGCAGAACTTCAGATACAGGGAGTCGAAAATCTGGTGCGTCTGGAAGCCAGAGCAGCAAATCTGGACGGCGGCAAGTCGATTACGATTCGGGATTTAATCCGGACAGCACTCCGCATGAGGCCGGACAGAATTATCGTCGGTGAAGTCCGTTCCGAGGAAGCGATCGACCTGCTGCAGGCATGGAATACGGGTCATGAGGGCAGTATTGGTACAGCACATGCAAACAGCAGCAGGGATATGGTCAGCAGGCTTGAAACAATGGTACTGATGGGGATGCAGCTTCCACTGGAGGCAATACGCAGGCAGATTGCCTCCGGCATAGATGTGATGATACATATCGGGAAGACAAAAAAGAAACAGAGAAAAGTAATGGAAATCTGCGAGGTTATCGGATTGTGTGACGGAGAAGTACAGCTCAGTCCACTGTACTGGTGGAATGACGAGACACAGCAGCTGGAAGCAAAAGAGCAGCTCAAAAATACAGAAAAACTGGAAAGGACGGAGCGGTATGAAGCTGGATTATAG
- a CDS encoding prepilin peptidase, producing the protein MTACHMIILQISFLSVCMDIQTEKIANCGICIFWLVGFCYQIWLRNLSGICDFAAGAAVPILLLAGLFMFRMLGPGDIKLFSALGGVMGVLPIVRCMICSFLIGAVLSAAVILLCGNAGERLRYFTAYISQCCKEKRIHPYYRTGRRMENIHFSVPVFLAVVLYTGGFY; encoded by the coding sequence TTGACCGCATGTCACATGATCATCCTTCAGATTTCGTTTCTTTCCGTATGTATGGATATACAGACTGAAAAAATCGCAAACTGCGGAATCTGTATTTTCTGGTTGGTCGGTTTCTGCTATCAGATCTGGCTGCGGAATCTGTCAGGAATCTGCGATTTTGCAGCTGGAGCAGCGGTCCCGATACTCTTGCTGGCCGGACTGTTTATGTTCCGTATGCTTGGACCGGGCGATATCAAATTATTTTCTGCACTCGGTGGTGTTATGGGTGTTCTGCCCATAGTCCGGTGCATGATCTGTTCATTTCTAATCGGAGCCGTTCTTTCGGCTGCTGTTATTCTCCTTTGCGGAAATGCAGGAGAACGTCTGCGGTATTTCACCGCATATATTTCACAATGCTGTAAAGAGAAAAGAATTCATCCCTATTACCGTACGGGAAGACGGATGGAAAACATTCATTTCAGCGTGCCGGTGTTTCTGGCCGTTGTCTTATACACAGGAGGTTTTTATTGA
- the ybaK gene encoding Cys-tRNA(Pro) deacylase, whose product MAKETKTNAMRILDKNKIPYKALNYECDEFIDGLHTARLTGAPVEQSFKTLVAQGKSRQYYVFVIPIALELHLKNAAKAAGEKSIEMIHVRDINSVTGYVRGGCSPIGMKKQFPTFIHESARQFESVYISGGRIGCSICLSPEDLCKLTHGQFADVCS is encoded by the coding sequence ATGGCTAAAGAAACCAAGACGAACGCCATGCGTATACTGGATAAAAACAAAATACCGTATAAGGCATTGAATTATGAATGTGATGAATTTATAGACGGTCTCCATACAGCCAGACTCACGGGAGCGCCCGTCGAGCAATCTTTCAAAACATTGGTAGCACAGGGAAAGAGCAGGCAGTATTATGTATTTGTCATTCCCATAGCACTGGAACTTCATTTGAAAAATGCAGCAAAAGCCGCAGGTGAAAAATCCATCGAAATGATTCATGTCAGAGACATCAATTCCGTTACCGGTTATGTCCGCGGCGGGTGCAGTCCGATCGGAATGAAAAAACAATTCCCGACTTTTATCCATGAAAGTGCCCGGCAATTTGAATCCGTTTACATCAGCGGAGGCCGCATCGGCTGCAGTATCTGTCTTTCACCGGAAGATCTGTGCAAACTGACGCACGGGCAATTTGCAGATGTCTGCAGTTGA
- a CDS encoding PHP domain-containing protein yields MKFDMHCHTKEGSMDGRVPIEEYILRLKELGYKGMLVTDHNSYDGYREWKNKIKGKRHKDFIVLKGIEYDTIDAGHILIIMPEGIKIRVLELRGLPVRLLIDVVHKNGGILGPAHPCGERYLSILNTKKKKSKDEILRKFDFVEAFNACETEESNEAAESLAIRYRKPGFGGSDAHRYDCIGTAYTEFPKEVHRESDLIRYIQRGGEVAYGGTIYSKTTKDRIGKWNAVLVQSFGVYNKTAEIYRRHKRKKELKNIQV; encoded by the coding sequence ATGAAATTTGATATGCATTGTCATACAAAAGAAGGTTCTATGGATGGAAGGGTACCGATTGAAGAGTACATTCTCAGGCTGAAAGAGCTGGGGTACAAGGGGATGCTGGTAACTGACCACAATTCATATGATGGGTACCGGGAATGGAAAAACAAGATCAAGGGTAAACGGCATAAGGATTTTATTGTGCTGAAGGGAATTGAATACGATACCATTGATGCGGGACATATACTGATCATCATGCCGGAGGGAATCAAGATCCGCGTGCTTGAACTACGGGGGCTTCCAGTGAGACTGCTGATCGATGTTGTGCATAAAAACGGCGGGATACTCGGGCCGGCTCATCCGTGTGGTGAGCGGTATCTGAGTATTCTGAATACGAAAAAGAAGAAAAGCAAAGATGAAATCTTAAGAAAATTTGATTTCGTTGAGGCATTTAATGCATGTGAAACCGAAGAGAGCAATGAGGCAGCGGAGAGTCTGGCGATCAGGTATCGCAAGCCGGGTTTTGGAGGAAGTGACGCACACCGCTATGACTGTATCGGTACGGCTTATACGGAATTTCCGAAGGAGGTACACCGGGAATCCGATCTGATACGTTATATTCAGCGGGGTGGTGAAGTAGCGTACGGCGGTACAATCTACAGCAAAACCACAAAAGATAGAATCGGAAAATGGAATGCTGTGCTGGTACAGTCATTTGGCGTATATAATAAAACGGCTGAAATCTATCGGCGCCATAAAAGAAAAAAAGAATTGAAAAATATTCAGGTTTAA
- a CDS encoding GatB/YqeY domain-containing protein encodes MQLEQLRKDMVTAMKARDKVRKEAISSVIAAVKKAAIDEGCREDIPEELVDRVILKEMKTVKEQVDTCPDERAELKAEYRARFDIISEYAPELLSAEQVKAILTDKFSDVIATKNKGQIMKAVMAELKGKADGKVINQVVSELCS; translated from the coding sequence ATGCAGCTGGAACAATTGAGAAAAGATATGGTTACGGCTATGAAAGCCAGAGACAAGGTGCGCAAGGAAGCCATTTCATCGGTGATTGCCGCTGTGAAGAAGGCGGCGATCGACGAGGGATGCCGGGAAGATATTCCCGAAGAGCTGGTGGACCGTGTGATCTTAAAAGAAATGAAAACAGTGAAGGAACAGGTAGACACCTGCCCTGATGAACGTGCTGAACTGAAGGCGGAATATCGGGCAAGGTTTGATATCATCAGTGAGTATGCCCCTGAGCTGCTGTCTGCAGAACAGGTTAAAGCAATTTTGACAGATAAATTTTCAGATGTGATTGCGACGAAAAACAAAGGCCAGATTATGAAGGCAGTGATGGCGGAGCTGAAGGGAAAAGCAGATGGTAAGGTGATCAATCAGGTGGTTTCCGAACTTTGCAGCTGA
- a CDS encoding radical SAM protein — MRYEGMVYRPPSEARSLIVQVTIGCAHNACTFCTMYKDKKFRIRKKEEVLEDFQMAYDNYGDNIRRIFLADGDALIVKTPDLLDILNFIKEKFPSAERVTSYGTPGDILRKSEDELKSLAQAGLGMVYMGAESGDAVTLKDINKGVSREEIIEAGRKLRRSGIQSSITLISGLGGRARRKEHAVESAKLISDIRPDYVGFLTLMLDESTEIYRKIAAGEMELLTPDEVVEEMRLFLTNVDSPGTVFRANHASNYVVLKGNLNEDIDGMLKKLDEVEEAGKYRPERVRSL, encoded by the coding sequence TTGAGATACGAAGGAATGGTATACAGACCCCCGAGTGAAGCGAGAAGTTTAATTGTTCAGGTGACGATCGGATGTGCCCACAATGCGTGTACATTCTGCACGATGTATAAAGATAAAAAATTCAGGATACGAAAAAAAGAAGAAGTATTGGAAGACTTTCAGATGGCTTATGACAATTACGGCGACAATATCCGCAGGATATTCCTTGCCGATGGCGACGCACTGATCGTAAAAACACCGGATCTTCTGGATATTTTAAACTTTATCAAAGAAAAATTCCCGTCTGCGGAGCGTGTGACTTCCTACGGGACACCAGGGGATATTCTGAGAAAGTCAGAAGATGAACTTAAATCACTGGCACAGGCGGGGCTGGGAATGGTTTACATGGGTGCGGAATCCGGAGATGCCGTGACCCTGAAGGATATCAATAAAGGGGTCAGCAGAGAAGAGATCATTGAAGCGGGCAGAAAGCTGCGCCGTTCGGGCATACAGTCTTCCATTACGCTGATCTCAGGGCTTGGCGGACGGGCGCGAAGGAAAGAACACGCGGTTGAGTCGGCGAAGCTTATCAGTGATATCCGGCCGGATTATGTTGGATTCCTGACGCTGATGCTGGATGAATCCACGGAAATTTACAGAAAGATCGCGGCGGGGGAGATGGAATTGCTTACGCCGGATGAAGTAGTCGAGGAGATGAGGCTGTTTCTGACAAATGTAGATTCTCCGGGAACTGTATTCCGTGCCAATCATGCGTCAAATTATGTTGTACTGAAAGGTAATCTGAACGAAGATATTGATGGAATGCTGAAAAAACTGGACGAGGTCGAGGAGGCCGGAAAATATCGCCCGGAACGTGTCCGAAGCCTGTAG
- a CDS encoding YafY family protein, producing MQESRLFKILYYLLDRGKATATELAEQFEVSVRTIYRDIDVLSSAGIPVYAVQGKGGGISLLEGYVMDKTFISREEQQQLIMALQSLPAASQEIGGLLMKLGAMFQQNSPDWVQVDFSRWGSTKSDQKKFSLIKNAVLNRQCLSFHYFNSAGKGMHRKVKPARLLYKGNAWYLQAFCLLKDDYRTFKINRIDRIQLLDEYFSEALYPPHSEPQVRDLTYPLIRLRFDASAAYRVFDEFDMKDIEVQDSGDLIVSQCMPEDAWLYSYLLSFGGHVDILEPRRVQMRLAETAKEMYRKYSGSDLNLT from the coding sequence TTGCAGGAAAGCCGCTTATTTAAAATATTATATTACCTGCTCGACAGAGGAAAAGCCACCGCAACCGAACTCGCCGAACAGTTTGAGGTGTCTGTCAGAACAATTTACCGTGACATCGATGTGCTGAGCAGCGCCGGAATTCCTGTCTATGCGGTGCAGGGAAAAGGCGGGGGAATCTCTCTTTTAGAGGGCTATGTCATGGATAAAACTTTCATTTCCAGAGAAGAACAGCAGCAGCTCATAATGGCACTGCAGAGCCTGCCCGCGGCGTCCCAGGAGATCGGCGGCCTTCTCATGAAGCTGGGAGCCATGTTTCAGCAGAACAGTCCGGACTGGGTCCAGGTTGATTTTTCACGCTGGGGAAGTACCAAATCAGACCAGAAAAAATTCTCACTCATAAAAAATGCGGTACTGAACCGCCAGTGTCTGTCATTTCACTACTTTAACTCTGCGGGGAAAGGGATGCACCGAAAGGTGAAGCCGGCACGGCTCCTCTATAAAGGAAATGCATGGTATCTGCAGGCATTCTGTCTCCTGAAAGATGATTACCGGACCTTTAAGATCAACCGCATTGACCGAATTCAACTGCTGGATGAGTACTTTTCTGAAGCCCTGTATCCTCCGCACTCTGAACCCCAAGTGAGAGACCTCACATATCCGCTGATCCGTCTAAGGTTTGATGCTTCCGCAGCCTACCGGGTATTTGATGAATTTGACATGAAGGATATTGAAGTTCAGGATAGCGGGGATCTGATCGTTTCCCAGTGTATGCCGGAGGATGCCTGGCTCTATAGCTACCTGCTGTCATTCGGCGGACACGTCGATATACTTGAACCCAGGCGGGTGCAGATGAGACTTGCAGAAACTGCAAAGGAAATGTACCGGAAATATTCAGGCTCCGACCTTAACCTGACATGA
- a CDS encoding YoaP domain-containing protein yields the protein MEYMTVDRENIGKEHICCCITDKKGENGVASKKSWMKDRFEEGLVFRRSITRGKVFIEYIPAEYAWYPITADGYMHINCFWVSGQYKGHGHANELLDYCILDARAKGKAGVTIIASDKKRGFLSDPDYMKYKGFRAADEADPFFVLYYLPFSESAPVPVFRECARHGKTEETGMVLYYTSQCPHTARYASLIQSVAVQHGQTLSLHKIETKEQAQNAPTPFTTYSFFYNGRFVTNEILSEKKFEKFLQQNIP from the coding sequence ATGGAATATATGACTGTTGACCGTGAAAACATTGGTAAAGAGCATATCTGCTGCTGCATCACAGACAAAAAGGGAGAAAATGGCGTCGCATCGAAAAAGTCCTGGATGAAAGACCGTTTTGAGGAAGGGCTAGTATTCCGCCGTTCCATTACAAGAGGAAAGGTATTTATCGAATATATTCCGGCAGAATATGCCTGGTATCCGATCACCGCTGACGGCTACATGCACATCAATTGTTTCTGGGTATCCGGGCAGTATAAAGGTCATGGCCATGCAAATGAACTGCTTGACTACTGCATACTGGACGCCCGTGCGAAAGGAAAAGCCGGCGTGACCATTATTGCCTCTGATAAGAAACGTGGTTTTCTCTCAGACCCGGACTACATGAAGTATAAAGGGTTTCGGGCTGCAGACGAAGCTGATCCGTTTTTCGTGCTGTACTATCTGCCGTTTTCTGAAAGTGCACCCGTGCCGGTGTTCCGGGAGTGTGCAAGACACGGTAAAACTGAAGAGACGGGTATGGTCCTTTACTATACCAGCCAGTGTCCTCATACCGCCAGGTACGCATCTCTCATCCAGTCCGTGGCAGTACAGCACGGACAAACGCTCAGCCTGCATAAGATAGAGACAAAAGAACAGGCTCAGAATGCGCCCACCCCTTTCACCACGTACAGCTTCTTTTATAACGGCAGATTTGTTACCAACGAAATTCTCAGTGAAAAAAAATTTGAAAAATTTCTGCAGCAGAATATACCGTGA
- a CDS encoding uroporphyrinogen decarboxylase family protein, translating to MNMYKWVDKLIYEEDKKAFPLLSFPSVQMLYVTVKELVTDSNYQALGMKMLADKYPMPAVASFMDLSVEAEAFGARAVYAADEVPTIIGKIVETEEEADALRVPEVGEGRTGIYVEGVRKALKLITDRPVFAGCTGPFSLAGRLMDVNEVMLQCYEEPELVHKILRKATDFLIAYINAYKAVGAHGIIMAEPLAGVLSPQLIQEFSTEYVKEIVEATQEQGFIIIYHNCGNYTIQLIDQILDTGCRVFHFGDAIDMRAMMELMPPDCVAMGNISPSQQFRNGTPQSVRIETVRLLENCKEFRNFVISSGCDIPPLTEFENIDAFFETVDSFYYKQRLLDIIM from the coding sequence ATGAATATGTACAAATGGGTGGACAAGTTAATCTATGAAGAAGACAAGAAAGCATTCCCGCTCCTTTCTTTTCCTTCCGTACAGATGCTGTATGTGACAGTTAAAGAACTCGTAACCGACAGTAATTATCAGGCTCTTGGCATGAAAATGCTTGCAGACAAATATCCGATGCCGGCAGTGGCAAGCTTCATGGATCTTTCTGTAGAAGCCGAAGCCTTCGGAGCACGTGCGGTGTACGCTGCCGACGAAGTCCCGACAATTATCGGTAAGATCGTTGAGACAGAAGAAGAGGCCGATGCCCTCCGCGTCCCGGAAGTCGGTGAAGGCCGTACCGGTATCTATGTTGAAGGTGTAAGAAAAGCTCTCAAGCTGATCACCGACCGCCCTGTGTTTGCGGGCTGTACCGGTCCGTTTTCTCTTGCCGGCCGTCTGATGGATGTCAATGAGGTCATGCTGCAGTGCTATGAGGAGCCGGAACTCGTTCATAAGATCTTAAGAAAAGCAACCGATTTTCTGATTGCATACATTAACGCCTATAAAGCAGTCGGCGCACACGGCATCATTATGGCGGAACCGCTGGCGGGCGTACTTTCTCCGCAGCTGATTCAGGAGTTTTCTACGGAGTACGTCAAGGAAATCGTCGAGGCAACCCAGGAACAGGGATTCATCATCATTTACCATAACTGTGGAAATTATACGATTCAGCTGATCGATCAGATTCTGGATACCGGCTGCCGCGTCTTCCACTTTGGCGATGCAATCGATATGCGTGCAATGATGGAGCTTATGCCCCCTGACTGTGTGGCTATGGGAAATATCAGCCCGTCCCAGCAGTTCAGGAACGGTACCCCTCAGTCCGTCAGGATCGAAACGGTACGTCTTCTGGAAAACTGTAAAGAATTCCGAAACTTTGTCATCTCATCCGGCTGTGATATTCCGCCGCTGACAGAATTTGAAAATATTGATGCATTTTTTGAAACTGTTGATTCATTCTATTACAAACAACGCCTCTTAGATATCATAATGTAG
- a CDS encoding AraC family transcriptional regulator, translated as MDSILIKQAQKYCRHFETLFDIHCIPVDCTNNTLYLETDVTTDLCKSCEKHLGSRCYGINAFIHGCQEAYRWDGMYIYFCNLGLVLVSTFISDEKGNLSGGIVAGPLCMGNMDDSLSEIPNSDLRKIVAEMPCYPPEQIQSLAEVMSAITSYISGISHGRAGRYFYSQESLLNNIYAEKIKSFSENDYYTYPIAQERRLRSAIRNRDKEEAENVLNQILAYIYVSNNSNLEAIKPRITELMIVISRTAVDAGADMEKIDLITQNSLKHVDTFKTIEDLSAWVSNIMHSFISSTFDYDRLKHADTIHKVDKYIQTHYQHKLTLDEIASKTYLSKTYLCSIFKKETGETITNYINKVRIEKSKLLFSDEKLTIVEIANMCGFEDQSYFTKIFKSYVGMTPKKYRESRKR; from the coding sequence ATGGATTCCATATTAATTAAACAGGCACAAAAATACTGCCGTCATTTTGAAACACTTTTCGATATCCACTGTATACCGGTGGACTGTACAAATAATACGCTGTATCTGGAAACGGACGTTACCACGGATCTGTGTAAATCATGTGAGAAACATCTGGGATCCAGATGCTATGGGATTAACGCTTTTATCCATGGCTGTCAGGAGGCATACCGCTGGGACGGTATGTACATCTATTTCTGCAATCTCGGACTCGTCCTCGTCTCCACGTTTATTTCCGATGAAAAGGGAAATCTGTCGGGTGGAATCGTTGCAGGTCCGCTTTGTATGGGCAACATGGATGACTCCCTCTCGGAAATACCGAATTCTGACCTGCGGAAGATCGTGGCTGAGATGCCCTGCTATCCGCCGGAACAGATCCAGAGTCTGGCTGAGGTCATGTCAGCCATCACCTCCTATATCTCCGGTATATCCCATGGCAGAGCCGGCCGTTATTTCTACAGCCAGGAATCTCTGCTGAATAACATCTATGCAGAGAAGATTAAAAGTTTCTCCGAAAATGATTACTATACATACCCGATTGCCCAGGAACGGCGTCTTCGCTCGGCAATCAGAAATCGTGACAAAGAAGAGGCAGAAAATGTCCTGAACCAGATTCTGGCCTACATCTATGTGTCCAACAACTCGAATCTCGAGGCCATCAAACCGCGTATCACGGAACTGATGATCGTTATATCGCGTACAGCCGTTGACGCCGGGGCAGACATGGAGAAGATCGACCTGATCACTCAGAATTCACTGAAACACGTGGACACCTTCAAGACGATCGAAGACTTAAGCGCCTGGGTATCGAATATCATGCACAGCTTTATCTCAAGCACCTTCGACTACGACCGCCTGAAGCATGCAGATACAATTCACAAGGTAGACAAATATATCCAGACACATTATCAGCACAAACTGACGCTGGATGAAATAGCCTCAAAGACATATCTGAGCAAAACCTACCTGTGCAGCATCTTTAAGAAAGAAACCGGTGAAACCATCACCAACTATATCAATAAAGTCAGGATTGAGAAAAGTAAGCTTCTTTTTTCGGATGAAAAACTTACCATCGTTGAGATTGCGAACATGTGCGGTTTTGAGGATCAGAGTTATTTCACCAAGATTTTCAAAAGCTATGTGGGCATGACGCCCAAAAAATACAGAGAGAGCCGTAAGCGCTGA